In Lagopus muta isolate bLagMut1 chromosome 6, bLagMut1 primary, whole genome shotgun sequence, one DNA window encodes the following:
- the ZFP36L1 gene encoding mRNA decay activator protein ZFP36L1 yields the protein MSTALVSPTIFDLSEVLCKSSKMLNYSPAGVGGCLLDRKAVGTPAGGGFPRRHSVTLPNAKFHQSQLLGGLKGEPAPALGPRESRFRDRSFSEGGERLLQQKQPGGQVNSSRYKTELCRPFEENGACKYGDKCQFAHGIHELRSLTRHPKYKTELCRTFHTIGFCPYGPRCHFIHNAEERRAVAGGREPPAADRPRLQHSFSFAGFPSAAAPGLLDSPTSVTPPPMLSADDLLGSPTLPDCASNPFTFSSQELVSLFAPSVGVPVPGGSSPTAFLFRPMSESPHMFDSPPSPQDSLSDQEGYLSSSSSSHSGSDSPILDTSRRLPIFSRLSISDD from the exons ATGTCCACGGCCCTGGTGTCGCCCACCATCTTCGACTTGAGCGAAGTTTTATGCAAG AGCAGCAAGATGCTGAACTACAGCCCCGCAGGGGTCGGCGGGTGCCTTCTGGACAGGAAGGCGGTGGGCACCCCGGCCGGCGGCGGCTTCCCTAGGAGGCACTCGGTGACGCTGCCCAACGCCAAGTTCCACCAGAGCCAGCTCCTCGGCGGCCTCAAAGGGGAGCCCGCGCCCGCGCTCGGCCCCCGGGAGAGCCGCTTTCGGGACCGCTCCTTCTCGGAGGGCGGCGAGCGGCTGCTGCAGCAAAAACAGCCCGGGGGCCAAGTGAACTCCAGCCGCTACAAGACGGAGCTGTGCCGCCCCTTCGAGGAGAACGGCGCCTGCAAGTACGGCGACAAGTGCCAGTTCGCCCACGGCATCCACGAGCTGCGCAGCCTCACCCGCCACCCCAAGTACAAGACCGAGCTCTGTCGCACCTTCCACACCATCGGCTTCTGCCCCTACGGGCCGCGCTGCCACTTCATCCACAACGCCGAGGAGCGGCGCGCGGTGGCGGGCGGCCGGGAGCCCCCCGCCGCCGACAGACCccgcctgcagcacagcttcagcTTCGCCGGCTTCCCCAGCGCCGCTGCCCCCGGGCTGCTGGACAGCCCCACCTCCGTCACCCCGCCGCCCATGCTGAGCGCCGACGACCTGCTGGGCTCCCCCACGCTGCCCGACTGCGCCAGCAACCCCTTCACCTTCTCCAGCCAGGAGCTGGTCAGCCTCTTCGCCCCCAGCGTGGGGGTGCCGGTGCCCGGCGGGAGCTCCCCCACCGCCTTCCTGTTCAGGCCCATGTCTGAGTCTCCCCACATGTTCGACTCGCCGCCCAGCCCTCAGGACTCTCTCTCCGACCAGGAGGGCTatctgagcagctccagcagcagccacagcgGCTCCGACTCGCCCATCCTGGACACCTCCAGGCGCCTGCCCATCTTCAGCAGACTCTCCATCTCCGACGACTAA